A region of the Stigmatopora nigra isolate UIUO_SnigA chromosome 10, RoL_Snig_1.1, whole genome shotgun sequence genome:
CCTGAAGATCTTCATTTGTATCCATTTGACTTTTCATGATAAAGTATGGGGAAAACTGCCTgcattttctcttaaaatataaaatgtgacaatataaacacacaaaaaggttTTGAGTAGTAGTATTGGACACACAACGTTAAGAGTAGTTCTTGCGGATAGATCAACACTTGCGTGGCAACCTAACACGGCACTCCAATACCAAGATTAACAAATTGTCAACAATTGACTGAATTCTTGTCCACATTATTgtacataattttaaaaagaaataccaCCGGCTGGGTTGTCATCCATATTCTTCTacctaaacaaaaataaattgtatgaTTAGCAGGAAATAAGATAGCAAAATAGTCAAATTCCATTGGTTGTGAAAACATTCATCCCTCCATAGATCGCTTTCTTCCTCTCAAACGAATTTCATCAAGCTTTTTAATGACTGCTTCTGAATTTTTAGATGAGGCTCTGTAGCTCTTCAGCAGTTTCTCAAACAGGACCTCAGTTTTGGGATGAGTACTAAGGAATGCTTTCTCTAGCACATATAAATCTACTCCCTTATCTTCTGGAAGAGCAGAGATGTAACTTAAACCGAAGTCGATAAGTACTAGGTCCAGCTCGCCATCCACCAGTGAACATCTCAACAGCATGTTGGAGGTGGTCAGGTCTCCATGGATAACATGCTCATTGTGCATTTTGGCTAGGATCTGGCCTATCTTCTTGGCCAGATGCTCCAGCTGCACACCAGTATATGAAGAACCAGACATCTGAGCATTCGCTATTTGGTCACGCACAGTCGAACAATTCACAATTTCCTCCAAGAAGATGCAGTGGGAGAAGTAGTCCACAAAGTACACAACAGGAGCTGATAGACCTAAGAAGACATCATTTGAAGAACTTTAAtattgtacagtaatacctttaCATATTAGTACCCCAACATACAaataatttgagatatgagtgaaaTTTCGAGgagatatttaccttgagatatgagacaaattttaatGTACGAGAAAACAGCCTACGCTTATGAGAAAATAATCTCATCGCAACTCCATCGTGTAAATATCTGTACAAGCACTAAGCGCAACGTTGCAttctttcagtgttttttcccctgttAATCAGTCCAGAAAGGTGCTTatttgctaatacgagaggagtatactaCTTTCCGTTGGCAGGCGGTCGTGCGTTATactattgtgaggatatttgtgtgaggcatttttggaatattttgaacaaaaggcAAAAGCGAACCCCtcaataggttccttttaaaacctgcagctgaaagtcagggtggaggtgggACAAATAGAGCCATGTCTGAgagaagaaatgtaaaaaaaaaaattaaaactaaattagaattaagttcagTGTGaggttagattcaacttatttttgagtgtaaaatgtgcactacaccttttgtactccacctccttcatttgtattaacgcctcccatttttatgacttgtctaatctctaataaaaccactgtataagcagcttttcggcgggaaatagctttgaggagcttggagagtagttacactctcgggcctctgaattCTTGACTCCCCGCCTCTGCAGATGTggccttaactttcattctatctgcctcagtgtgtgttcgagtttatttaagtgttggtcAGTAGCCCCAACAGGTTTCTTATAAAAACTCCTGAAAGTCAGGGAGGAGGCgaataaatgtacaaaaaattaaaacaaaattaaaagtttagtgtaaggttcgaTTCAAATAATTTATGAGTGtgtcataatccaagttcattttaattactctctctctccctctgtctttctctctccgtctctccctccctctcccctgtctctctccgtctcccCCCCTCCGTTCCCCCCCTctgtctcccccccccctccgtctctccctctccccctgtctctctccgtctctcccccctccgtctccccccctccgtctctccccctccgtctctccccctccgtctctccccctccgtctctccccccctccgtctctcccccctccgtctctccccctccgtctctccccctccgtctctccccccctccgtctctccccccctccgtctctcccccctccgtctctccccccctccgtctctcccccctccgtctctcccccctccgtctctcccccctccgtctctcccccttccgtctctcccccctccgtctctcccccctccgtctctcccccctccgtctctcccccctccgtctctcccccctccgtctctccccccctccgtctctccccccTCCGACTCTCccccccctccgtctctcccccctccgtctctccccctccctctctctctctctctctctctctctctctctccctctcgctcccTATGTCTCTccccccctccgtctctccccctCATTCTCTCCCCCTCCGTCTATCCCCCTCATTCTctccccctccgtctctccccctccgtctctccccctccgtctctccccctccgtctctccccctccgtctctccccctccgtctctccccctccgtctctccccctccgtctctccccctccgtctctccccctccgtctctccccctccgtctcttcccctccgtctctccctgttgggtttattctgttttattattataatagttatattaattcatttctttattaaatcaatctctttcttttctttgtattaattcattactttgttaaatcattctctttctgtttttcaaaagtcttgaggtcacgccaagtcatctttaacctagacagcctgttccaggatggttatacaaacaatccacccaatctgggtccttgagatttggtgggcccttggtgacgaggacagggctattcggacaataacaagaatattgttatcgttatgtaaccgtacacttcgggtttttctgtatgtaacgattatatgattatgattatattatatgattcttaggtcaaggaggttgtataattactctaatctaaatgttgttaggtctagtccctgtttttgttattagtaaaatactttgattgttattgtagtcccagatgttgtttttactcatacgtgatggaatgatcaacaactctgtaacttgtgaccataagaatgggacgaaaacgtctattcgaggagacgttcggaagttgtaagggacacttgctgtaacgctcccctccggaggcttttacctgttgtatccatttctatttaattaaatgtcaataattgaataagatgtcttcctgcagttattgataattacggacgaaggtaattattaatgaacctgacattttggtccttctgagccatggaggtcaatataccggagcgagaacccaggcgctgctgttcgacatctggtaagtgaccgtgcgcacggcgtcttcaaaacccttggtgggccggagttttcgacgggggcgcctggattctcggcggttgaagacttttcctgctggagggagacatctgatggatctcgggtaagtccacattaatgtctgcatgttgtgaaggtgtttacaaatgcgttaaagggacattgtatgtgaggcccattgttgggctggtttcgcgtcctgggtgacggcgataaaaccctgtgtttatactagtcaatggcaggtacggtggggcactttgctggaaagtgtcctgtgtctcaggggtaggcacgaatgtattgtactagaggtacaatattggggccggggagtgtcctgtgtctaaagggtaggcacgaatatacgttgtatggtgtttgtgtggtttctgcagtaaaattaggaaaggcctaggagatacagtcgatacagtcgaatagataataataatattaataataataataaataatagagttaactgtgtgaggcacacgaactcactacaaaaaaaaaaaataaaagtaaaatatgggaaacacgtgttgtaaggcgggtttggatgacgatccaaaaaatacgtctaacttgtaaggattggaaaaaattggtaagacaaagcgctttaaaaatattacacagctatatttatggataaataaatatgggtttgctggccagcttaaaatgcataaaatgcaggataatatatgcactaatgcatagaggtaatatacatatataaataatatgtgagtggataaaagtgtaacagcttgttccacagacactaatggaggtaatatacatatataaataatatgtgagtggataaaagtgtaacagcttgttccacagacactaatggcgaaataaggccggggagaagttaaaaatactattttgggaaaatagtgggggctccctcggataacggggatatatttaagaccgtggcggcgggaaagtactgtttggtaaggaaaaaatagcggggcctcctcggctgacggggaaaatatttaccgagataggtgacgggcgcggaggaagtttaacaaaaataaagggagctagaaaattaatggggacactggtatttgatttggttaatccaggtatgacgttttgtgattacaattaaattgggtttttttgtgatgcttgggcttgtataacaacgattagaatggttatttccaagtgctggtggtgctttgttaatataacctatatgtactgtcaatttacagcaatgtgatggcttattgcagcttggtttttgatcccgtccgctagcgggaagatggtgtttaaaaagaatatatacaaaatgatcatttaaatgtttagcagggaatgtcacctgtgtttttattatgctctagacttgccaaaaaatgtgtcgactgcgggggaagcgtttctggtgcagcggctgctgattagatgggagtgaaacatgtgggccgcggggcagacgatttaactgtgttgggctttcgggagcgttcggaccgtgtaaacgactaaaattttgtgatcccttccgtgaagacattataataataataattggccttgggggtgctgaagcaaacttgagggcagaaaatgggtttttgccatattgttgtgcttgcagcatacatattctggatatatggggtcttggaaaaatattgtgatgtagttgaatatcggaagaggggttaatttgacgttttaatggttgtcttctctaaaaagcgttgtatttgggcacagggaaaaagctggtttgtaaacataagataacaatgctgttttcgcagcaagagtggaggtcatagttaacggctaattgcgttttctgtttggacttttcagaataagaacaatacatgggctgcaagaaatgcaaggttatgcgaatgctttcgcattgatattttgggttttaaaatgaaatgcattaagaggatagaaaaatctgttcagtaaaaggttgatttggtaaaaagctttggatttgggaaatagaccaaaatagtcatttttgagcaattgtggatttcaaagggctcttagttaaaggaaactagcttttggaggataaaataatattaatactatttcagaatttttttattattcaaaatactttaatccaggaggttggctgtttaaaagaaaaaaaggccaggatgacaaaatttacaatattatggtatattggtgacgataaggtttttaaaacattaaagtttgtaattaggaattgtctaacaaaaggttgatttgtctcatttaattgttgtagatttttgttttggtaacaggctatgggaaatgactcgtgtcttaagtaaacatcatatgaggtgatttacaaagtatagtaggtattgaattatttggctgattaacgacatcagatgggaaatttacaatgcaatagtggcatgataaaattcatggcattcatccaaataattaggtgaattgtagataaaataattggtttaggatgagcatattttccctaagaatggagtaacatggaatgtttttcaaagtgcacttgaaagaacattgtctgttgtcctggcgggaggaaatatgctttgtcacaggtcatattgatgactttaaggatattacggattggataaacattggtcaattgatacaaccaaataacgttgcttttacggcattaagggcatgcaaattggtgagaactttagcaacgatggggttaatacgcctgaatgttacagtgataacgagtggcaataacaagcttagataagggagggaaaggagaaattctccaaattccagaatctgacttagaaacaggttatgttagtcgttttgggtttttgacaggatgtggtagtacataaattctgggaaatttgggaaattggggaccccatatctaaaacaagtttgagacaaatgtgtaaataggctctatttggcgctggatgcacgaattctagtggggcctttcatgttttgaaacaagtgacgctataggtagatgggttgtctatgaacaaaatgggatgggggaaattcgcttacaaattcggcgtgttatcttggttcatagaatttggagtcaaggcgacgtaataaaggccataggcgtcatgttgtatacattaggcgtggatgaatttgttttacaaatgggggagattatcttatcacctgaaacaagtagaaacaaaattggatggccgcattaaaaggtgattggcatgctattagagggaattgggattttccaaaaacatgatagggggccattaggtcatggcggctgtaaaaaataaaaactttagatgtgaaactattcccacctcaattcggggaacaaacaggtaaactgatagcattaaaaaggatataactttgtgtgaaacttgaaggtaattttttacaaacggttaaaatgctagagtgggggtgtgtatattaaaggatctactaatgaatgcggggtggatccagaccttccggaatgtggggtattcatggcgtcctcgagaatttgtggattttctccgggtactccagtttactcccacaaaatgaaattatggatgctagactggttgaacacactaaattcttctgtttatgagtgtgagcgtgaatgatagtttgtctttttgtgttttttgattggcaga
Encoded here:
- the tp53rk gene encoding EKC/KEOPS complex subunit TP53RK; its protein translation is SSNDVFLGLSAPVVYFVDYFSHCIFLEEIVNCSTVRDQIANAQMSGSSYTGVQLEHLAKKIGQILAKMHNEHVIHGDLTTSNMLLRCSLVDGELDLVLIDFGLSYISALPEDKGVDLYVLEKAFLSTHPKTEVLFEKLLKSYRASSKNSEAVIKKLDEIRLRGRKRSMEG